One window of the Rhodococcus sovatensis genome contains the following:
- a CDS encoding SDR family oxidoreductase — protein sequence MSLPRPAYDRTAVVTGASSGIGEAIARELAARGHGVTLVARRADKLTALAEELAARGVRAEVLPADLSVRADRANLLSRVEALGLTPDILVNNAGLSTLGPVAESDPDAELNMIEVDVASVADLCSRFLPGMTTRRTGAVLNVASTAAFQPLPGQAGYGACKAFVLAYTQSLVGELKGSGVTATALCPGPVNTGFGEAAGFAKDDAEAALPKVMWVTAEVVAKTAVDGMAKGQMVAIPGLANRIGSIFAAVTPRTLLVPALARIHPGLRKESRS from the coding sequence ATGAGCCTCCCCCGCCCGGCCTACGATCGAACCGCCGTGGTGACCGGCGCATCGTCGGGAATCGGCGAAGCAATTGCACGCGAGCTCGCCGCCCGGGGCCACGGCGTGACACTCGTGGCGCGTCGGGCCGACAAATTGACCGCCTTGGCCGAGGAACTTGCCGCTCGCGGAGTGCGCGCCGAGGTTCTGCCCGCGGACTTGTCGGTCAGGGCGGATCGAGCGAACCTCCTCTCTCGCGTCGAGGCCCTCGGACTGACGCCGGACATCCTCGTCAACAATGCGGGCCTGTCGACGCTCGGGCCCGTTGCGGAATCGGATCCGGACGCCGAACTGAACATGATCGAGGTGGACGTCGCGTCGGTTGCAGACCTGTGCAGCAGATTTCTGCCGGGGATGACCACCCGCCGCACAGGTGCTGTGCTCAACGTCGCCTCCACCGCTGCGTTCCAACCGCTGCCGGGCCAGGCGGGCTACGGGGCATGCAAAGCGTTCGTGCTGGCGTACACGCAAAGTCTCGTCGGCGAGCTGAAAGGCTCGGGCGTGACCGCGACTGCACTGTGCCCGGGCCCCGTGAACACCGGATTCGGCGAAGCCGCTGGGTTCGCGAAGGACGACGCCGAGGCCGCACTACCGAAGGTCATGTGGGTCACCGCGGAGGTGGTCGCGAAGACCGCTGTCGACGGTATGGCCAAGGGACAGATGGTCGCGATTCCCGGCTTGGCCAATCGCATCGGGTCCATTTTCGCCGCGGTGACTCCGCGAACCCTGCTGGTGCCCGCACTCGCTCGTATTCACCCGGGACTTCGAAAGGAGTCTCGTTCGTGA
- a CDS encoding SRPBCC family protein, translating to MNREFSVSDSVVVNADASVLYDAISDPTKMGSWSPENLGAVVLDPRGGAYVGMTFDGHNKRGRVRWITRSTVTVADPSKAFEFRVYAIGAKSPRFKGANATWRYDFEPVPGGTKVTETWTDDRRKWPDALTFVFDKIVTSGRTFPQFQRRNIAKTLANLQKHYA from the coding sequence GTGAACCGCGAATTCTCGGTATCCGACAGCGTCGTCGTGAACGCCGACGCATCGGTGCTGTACGACGCCATCAGCGATCCGACCAAGATGGGCTCGTGGAGTCCGGAAAACCTGGGCGCGGTCGTGTTGGACCCTCGCGGCGGCGCGTACGTCGGAATGACGTTCGACGGCCACAACAAACGAGGCAGGGTACGGTGGATCACCAGATCGACTGTCACGGTGGCAGATCCAAGCAAGGCATTCGAGTTTCGGGTCTACGCCATCGGTGCGAAGTCGCCGAGATTCAAGGGCGCCAACGCGACGTGGCGCTACGACTTCGAACCGGTACCCGGCGGCACCAAGGTGACCGAAACCTGGACAGATGATCGCCGAAAGTGGCCTGATGCACTGACTTTCGTGTTCGACAAGATCGTCACGAGCGGCCGGACATTCCCGCAGTTCCAGCGCCGCAACATCGCGAAGACGCTCGCGAACCTACAGAAGCACTACGCCTGA